The following are encoded together in the Flavobacterium sp. TR2 genome:
- a CDS encoding methylated-DNA--[protein]-cysteine S-methyltransferase, with the protein MNTQETINYNRIAEAIDYIKANFKDQPNLDEVAEKVHLSPFHFQRLFSEWAGTSPKKFLQYTSIEHAKKLLKENQATVSETAFETGLSGTSRLHDLFVNIEGMTPAEYKNGGKNLAINYSFAESPFGNIIVASTSKGVCFMAFAEDEAAGFIALKDKFPNAQFSKKLDLSQQNALFIFQNDWSKLSEIKLHLKGTDFQLKVWEALLKIPMGQLSTYGSIAQQIQKPNASRAVGTAIGSNPVAFLIPCHRVIQSSGTFGGYMWGNTRKTAIIGWEGAHINL; encoded by the coding sequence ATGAACACACAGGAAACCATTAATTATAATCGTATTGCCGAAGCCATAGATTATATCAAAGCAAATTTTAAAGATCAGCCTAATCTGGATGAGGTTGCAGAGAAAGTACATTTAAGCCCGTTTCACTTTCAGAGGCTTTTTAGCGAATGGGCAGGAACAAGTCCGAAGAAGTTTTTACAATACACAAGCATCGAGCACGCCAAAAAATTACTGAAAGAAAATCAGGCAACCGTTTCTGAAACCGCTTTTGAAACAGGACTATCCGGAACAAGCCGCCTTCACGATTTATTCGTAAATATTGAAGGAATGACTCCAGCAGAATATAAAAACGGCGGAAAAAATCTAGCGATCAACTACAGCTTTGCCGAAAGCCCATTTGGAAATATTATCGTTGCATCTACCTCAAAAGGTGTTTGTTTTATGGCTTTTGCCGAAGACGAAGCAGCAGGGTTTATTGCCCTAAAAGATAAATTCCCAAATGCTCAATTCTCGAAAAAGCTAGATTTATCGCAGCAAAATGCACTATTTATTTTCCAAAACGATTGGAGTAAATTATCTGAAATCAAACTGCATTTAAAAGGAACCGATTTTCAGCTGAAAGTTTGGGAAGCTTTATTAAAAATCCCGATGGGACAGCTTTCCACTTATGGTTCTATTGCACAACAAATTCAAAAACCAAACGCTTCCCGAGCTGTAGGAACTGCAATTGGCAGCAATCCTGTTGCCTTTTTAATTCCGTGCCATCGCGTGATTCAATCTTCTGGAACATTTGGAGGCTATATGTGGGGAAATACCCGAAAAACAGCAATAATTGGCTGGGAAGGCGCGCACATCAATCTTTAA
- a CDS encoding patatin-like phospholipase family protein: MKKTSYLFVFLFLLALPHFLFSQEKKPKVVLVLSGGGAKGIAHIPLLQKLDSLHIVPDLIVGNSMGSIIGGLYAMGYSGDSIEKITKDIYWDKLLGGGQSLRSVSAEEKREFQRYLVGIGVKDGKLNSIGSLLNDQNLREYLSELTFPVYNVKDFDSLPIPFRAMATDLVEGKEVILSKGSLSYAMRASMSLPAIFKPMPYGKTVLVDGGVLNNFPTDVAKQMGADIIIGSDVGGGMEPVDKLNNLMTILMQTSMFPSNIKNPANRDLCTILVDHLPNLRFSTADFANSNEIYKDGKIATNQNLPALIALSEKLKRFQQRTHKLPDMPNEFILDTIVYKKISPENLPLVIGRANLKTHVKYTTKDLIAGINRAMGTNLFDEITYSYFIKDEDKLGITLFGFERAKNQLNTSIHYDTYRGVGIIFNYTGRNVLADASRLLLTVDIAEQPKARINYQKNFGGHREWWWASEAYGALLRQEIYINGKASDNILYNAFEFNNEINRNLNSLKSYFGFGLNYHYTNLKPKYDREYNPNSISLTNYDFNNIEFNMHYSYNGMDKVFFATNGTIIKSNVARSFLTNINSSFSDPDITNISGSTNGYTKFGFSFEKRALLKKKITGIVGFDSYFIFQDKLKHNDIPFSNFGYASKYFIGGIIPSSGSNRFSFAGLNEDELNVTQYMGLRLGSQINLTGKIYLTPHFNIATVGFGTFNEYIDHAFSPKGNWDDNFDPSLVISGGAAISYQSILGPIHFDTSWINNIDKVRVFFSVGLSLNP, from the coding sequence TTGAAAAAAACATCTTATTTATTCGTCTTCTTATTTTTACTAGCCCTCCCGCACTTTCTTTTTTCTCAAGAAAAAAAGCCTAAAGTCGTATTAGTTTTAAGCGGTGGCGGTGCAAAAGGAATTGCACATATTCCTCTTTTGCAAAAACTGGATTCGCTGCATATTGTTCCAGATCTTATTGTCGGAAACAGTATGGGAAGTATTATAGGCGGTTTGTATGCAATGGGATATTCTGGTGATAGCATAGAAAAAATCACTAAAGACATTTATTGGGATAAGCTCTTGGGCGGCGGACAATCTCTACGATCTGTAAGTGCTGAAGAGAAACGAGAATTTCAACGATATTTAGTAGGCATCGGCGTTAAAGACGGAAAACTCAACAGTATTGGCTCTCTATTAAATGACCAAAATCTAAGAGAATACCTTTCCGAATTAACTTTTCCGGTATATAATGTCAAAGATTTTGACAGTCTCCCGATTCCCTTTAGGGCTATGGCTACAGACTTGGTAGAAGGAAAAGAAGTTATTTTAAGCAAAGGAAGTTTATCCTACGCCATGCGTGCCAGTATGTCGCTGCCTGCTATCTTCAAACCGATGCCTTACGGAAAAACAGTTTTGGTAGATGGTGGAGTTTTGAATAATTTCCCGACAGATGTTGCCAAACAAATGGGTGCCGATATTATCATTGGAAGCGACGTTGGAGGTGGAATGGAACCTGTCGATAAGCTGAATAATCTTATGACTATATTAATGCAGACCAGTATGTTTCCGAGTAACATTAAAAATCCTGCAAATCGCGATTTATGTACAATACTGGTTGATCATTTACCTAATCTGCGTTTCTCTACTGCCGATTTTGCCAATAGCAACGAAATCTACAAGGATGGTAAAATTGCTACCAATCAAAATCTTCCCGCTCTAATTGCTCTATCAGAAAAGTTAAAGAGATTTCAGCAACGAACTCATAAACTGCCAGATATGCCAAATGAGTTTATTCTAGATACGATTGTGTACAAGAAAATAAGTCCTGAAAACCTTCCTTTAGTGATTGGTAGGGCAAACCTGAAAACTCATGTAAAATATACCACCAAAGATTTGATAGCTGGGATTAACAGAGCAATGGGGACAAATCTTTTTGATGAGATTACGTATAGTTATTTCATTAAAGACGAAGATAAATTAGGCATCACACTATTCGGATTTGAACGTGCTAAAAATCAGTTAAATACTTCAATTCACTATGATACTTACAGAGGTGTCGGAATAATTTTTAACTACACAGGAAGAAATGTGCTTGCAGATGCATCAAGGCTTCTTTTAACGGTGGACATTGCCGAACAGCCAAAAGCGAGAATCAATTACCAGAAAAATTTTGGAGGCCACAGAGAATGGTGGTGGGCATCAGAAGCATATGGCGCTTTGCTGAGACAGGAAATTTATATTAACGGTAAAGCTTCAGACAATATACTTTATAACGCTTTCGAATTCAACAATGAAATAAACAGAAATCTGAATTCTCTGAAAAGTTATTTTGGTTTTGGACTAAACTATCATTACACTAATTTAAAACCAAAATACGACAGAGAATACAATCCAAACTCAATTTCATTGACTAATTACGACTTTAATAACATCGAATTCAATATGCATTATTCTTATAATGGCATGGATAAAGTTTTTTTTGCGACAAATGGAACAATCATAAAATCAAATGTAGCCCGATCATTTCTTACCAATATTAACTCTTCGTTTTCTGATCCAGATATTACAAACATCTCTGGCTCAACAAATGGCTACACAAAATTTGGCTTTAGTTTTGAAAAAAGAGCACTTCTCAAAAAGAAAATTACTGGAATAGTAGGATTCGATTCTTATTTTATTTTTCAAGACAAGCTCAAACATAATGATATTCCGTTTTCAAATTTTGGTTATGCATCAAAATACTTCATAGGCGGCATCATACCAAGTTCAGGAAGTAATCGTTTTTCATTCGCAGGTTTGAACGAAGACGAACTTAATGTAACCCAATATATGGGGCTTAGACTTGGCTCTCAGATAAATCTAACCGGGAAAATTTATCTGACGCCTCATTTTAATATCGCAACCGTTGGTTTTGGCACTTTTAACGAGTATATAGATCATGCCTTTAGCCCAAAAGGAAACTGGGATGATAATTTTGACCCTAGTCTAGTAATCTCTGGAGGAGCCGCAATTTCCTATCAGTCCATTTTAGGCCCAATCCATTTTGATACCTCTTGGATCAATAATATAGACAAAGTAAGAGTATTTTTTAGCGTAGGATTATCGCTAAACCCATAA
- a CDS encoding DMT family transporter, whose amino-acid sequence MKNFLFLFIAIVFEIIATSALKKSEEFTKLIPSIITIIGYCGAFYCLSFAIRTIPVGFAYAIWSGVGIVLITIIGAIFFKEIPDLPAIIGLALIIIGVVVINVFSKTVAH is encoded by the coding sequence ATGAAAAATTTTTTATTCCTATTTATTGCTATTGTTTTCGAAATCATTGCCACCTCAGCATTAAAAAAGTCTGAAGAATTCACCAAACTCATCCCAAGCATCATTACTATTATTGGCTATTGCGGTGCATTTTATTGTTTAAGTTTTGCCATTAGAACCATTCCCGTTGGTTTTGCCTATGCAATCTGGTCTGGGGTCGGCATCGTTTTAATCACGATAATTGGCGCTATTTTCTTCAAAGAAATTCCCGATTTACCAGCTATCATTGGCTTAGCTTTAATCATAATTGGGGTTGTTGTAATTAATGTTTTTTCTAAAACCGTAGCGCATTAA
- a CDS encoding GNAT family N-acetyltransferase translates to MNIRRATLSNLTEMQKMYAETIQSICKSDYTPEQIEAWISGVKNKERWIEVIEKQFVLLAIIENQITGFGTLKDGNYIDFFYIHKDFQRQGIADKILNELEIEAKKHHSKIITSDISITAKPFFEKKGFTAKAEQKNIRLGVELINFKMEKEL, encoded by the coding sequence ATGAACATCCGTAGAGCCACACTTTCAAATCTTACTGAAATGCAAAAAATGTATGCCGAAACCATTCAATCTATTTGTAAAAGCGATTATACTCCAGAACAAATCGAAGCTTGGATTTCTGGCGTTAAAAACAAAGAACGATGGATTGAAGTTATCGAAAAACAATTTGTTTTATTAGCCATTATTGAAAATCAAATTACTGGATTCGGAACCTTAAAAGACGGAAACTATATTGATTTCTTTTACATTCACAAAGATTTCCAAAGACAAGGAATTGCAGATAAAATTTTAAATGAATTGGAAATCGAGGCTAAAAAGCATCATTCAAAAATTATAACTTCAGACATCAGCATCACTGCAAAACCATTTTTTGAAAAAAAAGGTTTTACTGCAAAAGCCGAGCAAAAAAATATTCGTTTGGGTGTTGAATTAATTAATTTTAAGATGGAAAAAGAATTGTAA
- a CDS encoding Fic family protein, which yields MKPPYDITPNILKLISSISEKIGALNAVYLDKQSPKLRKQNRIKTIHSSLQIEGNTLSEEQITALIENKRVIGPQKDVLEVLNAIRVYDDLEKYKSTSSKSFLSAHQLLMKDLILDAGKYRKQGVGIVKGTKVAHIAPPYENVPFLMNDLFEYLKNKDELTLIKSCVFHYEMEFIHPFLDGNGRMGRLWQTIILMEEYPVFEFLPFETLISKTQDSYYKSLAMSDSSGKSTYFIEYMLDVINKSLENLLNYDNRIIKDIDRLEYFHSLGIKEFTRKDYMHVFKDISPATASRDLKKGLKLKLFEITGNQNTAKYTLIKS from the coding sequence ATGAAACCTCCTTATGACATCACACCTAACATATTAAAACTAATAAGTTCCATTTCTGAAAAAATTGGAGCCTTAAATGCCGTATACCTTGACAAACAGTCTCCAAAACTAAGAAAACAGAATAGAATTAAAACGATACATTCTTCATTACAAATTGAAGGGAACACTTTATCAGAAGAACAAATAACTGCATTAATTGAAAATAAAAGAGTAATTGGTCCTCAAAAAGATGTACTAGAAGTCTTAAATGCAATTAGAGTTTATGATGATTTAGAGAAATATAAATCGACTTCTTCTAAAAGCTTTCTAAGTGCCCATCAATTATTGATGAAAGACCTAATTCTAGATGCTGGAAAATATCGAAAACAAGGAGTGGGAATTGTGAAGGGAACAAAGGTTGCGCACATAGCTCCTCCTTACGAGAATGTTCCTTTTTTAATGAATGATTTATTTGAGTATTTAAAAAATAAAGATGAACTAACTTTAATAAAAAGCTGTGTCTTCCATTATGAGATGGAATTCATTCATCCTTTTCTAGATGGAAACGGAAGAATGGGAAGATTGTGGCAAACCATTATTCTGATGGAAGAATATCCTGTTTTCGAATTTTTACCTTTTGAGACATTGATAAGTAAAACACAGGATAGTTATTACAAATCTTTAGCTATGAGTGACAGCAGCGGTAAATCAACTTATTTTATTGAGTATATGCTAGATGTGATAAATAAATCATTAGAAAATCTACTTAATTACGATAATAGAATAATAAAAGACATTGACAGACTAGAATACTTCCATTCTCTTGGAATTAAAGAATTTACCAGAAAAGATTATATGCACGTTTTTAAAGATATTTCGCCAGCTACTGCAAGCCGTGATTTAAAAAAAGGATTGAAACTCAAACTTTTTGAGATTACAGGAAATCAAAACACTGCCAAATATACTTTAATTAAATCTTAA
- the ahcY gene encoding adenosylhomocysteinase: MSTTTTPYVAYKVKDISLAAWGRKEIELAEAEMPGLMALRAEYKDEQPLKGARIAGCLHMTIQTAVLIETLIALGAEVTWSSCNIFSTQDQAAAAIAAAGISVYAWKGLNEEEFDWCIEQTLFFGEDRKPLNMILDDGGDLTNMVIDRYPELVPGIKGLSEETTTGVHRLYERVKAGTLPMPAININDSVTKSKFDNKYGCKESAVDAIRRATDLMLAGKRVIVCGYGDVGKGTAASFRGAGSIVTVTEIDPICALQAAMDGYEVKKLDTVIANADIIITTTGNKDIVVGSHFEKMKDKTVVCNIGHFDNEIDMAWLNKNHGASKIEIKPQVDKYTIAGKDIIILAEGRLVNLGCATGHPSFVMSNSFTNQTLAQIELWNNSAAYKNEVYMLPKHLDEKVAALHLAKLGVELETLREDQAAYIGVEVQGPFKPEYYRY; this comes from the coding sequence ATGAGTACTACAACTACGCCTTATGTGGCTTATAAAGTAAAAGACATTTCTCTAGCGGCTTGGGGAAGAAAAGAAATTGAACTAGCTGAAGCTGAAATGCCAGGTTTAATGGCACTTCGTGCTGAATACAAAGACGAACAACCATTAAAAGGTGCTCGTATTGCTGGATGTTTGCACATGACGATTCAAACTGCTGTTTTGATCGAAACTTTAATTGCTCTTGGTGCAGAAGTTACTTGGTCTTCTTGTAACATTTTCTCTACTCAGGATCAGGCTGCTGCTGCTATTGCTGCTGCTGGAATTTCTGTGTATGCTTGGAAAGGTTTAAATGAAGAAGAATTTGACTGGTGTATTGAGCAGACTTTATTCTTTGGTGAAGACAGAAAACCATTAAACATGATTCTTGATGACGGTGGAGATTTAACTAACATGGTTATTGACCGTTACCCAGAATTGGTTCCTGGAATTAAAGGTCTTTCTGAGGAAACTACAACTGGTGTTCACAGACTTTACGAAAGAGTAAAAGCGGGAACTTTACCAATGCCTGCTATCAACATTAACGACTCTGTTACTAAATCTAAATTTGATAACAAATACGGTTGTAAAGAATCTGCAGTAGACGCTATTCGTCGTGCAACTGACTTAATGTTGGCTGGAAAAAGAGTAATTGTTTGCGGATATGGTGACGTAGGAAAAGGAACTGCTGCTTCTTTTAGAGGTGCTGGTTCTATTGTAACAGTTACTGAAATCGATCCGATTTGTGCTCTGCAAGCTGCAATGGACGGTTACGAAGTTAAAAAATTAGATACTGTAATTGCTAATGCTGATATTATCATTACAACTACAGGAAATAAAGATATCGTGGTGGGAAGTCATTTCGAAAAAATGAAAGACAAAACAGTTGTTTGTAACATCGGACACTTTGATAATGAAATCGATATGGCTTGGTTAAACAAAAACCACGGTGCTTCTAAAATCGAAATCAAACCTCAGGTTGACAAATATACTATCGCTGGAAAAGATATCATTATCTTAGCAGAAGGTCGTTTAGTAAACCTTGGTTGTGCTACAGGTCACCCAAGTTTTGTAATGAGTAACTCATTTACAAACCAGACTTTAGCTCAAATCGAATTATGGAACAATAGCGCAGCTTACAAAAATGAAGTTTATATGTTACCAAAACATTTAGATGAAAAAGTTGCTGCTTTACACTTAGCTAAATTAGGCGTTGAATTAGAAACTTTACGTGAAGATCAAGCTGCTTACATTGGTGTAGAAGTTCAAGGTCCATTCAAACCAGAGTACTACAGATACTAA
- a CDS encoding Crp/Fnr family transcriptional regulator: MITVELLEKYGVITKSFDKNDIIFEEGNLPSHYYQIISGEVKMSNYNDDGREFIQGIFYNKQSFGEPPLFLNQKYPANAIAVEDTEIYILPKENFMKLLEENPKISLKIIENLAQRLYYKSVMAAEISTHEPEHRVLKLIDHGIAYFNFQKDENGYLINFTRQQIGDLTGLRVETVIRTIKTLEKKGELKIINRKVYR; this comes from the coding sequence ATGATTACAGTTGAATTGCTAGAAAAATACGGAGTTATAACAAAATCATTTGATAAAAATGATATCATTTTTGAAGAAGGGAATCTGCCATCACATTATTATCAAATTATTTCTGGCGAAGTAAAAATGAGCAATTATAATGATGATGGCCGCGAATTTATACAAGGCATTTTTTATAATAAACAATCTTTTGGTGAACCTCCGTTATTTCTAAATCAAAAATATCCAGCAAACGCAATAGCTGTTGAAGATACCGAGATTTATATTCTTCCAAAAGAAAACTTCATGAAGCTTTTAGAAGAAAATCCAAAAATAAGCCTTAAGATAATAGAAAATCTAGCCCAGAGATTGTATTATAAATCGGTCATGGCTGCCGAAATTTCGACGCATGAACCAGAGCATCGCGTTTTAAAATTGATCGACCACGGAATCGCGTATTTTAATTTTCAAAAGGACGAAAATGGCTATCTCATTAACTTTACCAGACAGCAAATTGGAGATTTAACTGGTTTGCGGGTAGAAACTGTCATCAGGACCATTAAAACATTGGAGAAAAAAGGTGAATTGAAGATCATTAACCGAAAAGTATACAGATAA
- a CDS encoding geranylgeranylglyceryl/heptaprenylglyceryl phosphate synthase produces the protein MQEQILTIRQQILEAKSNGQKLLAVLLDPDKIVLENLSHLIEKINQSPATHIFVGGSIVQNAILEELIAALKEKTNLPVVLFPGDPSQISPKADGILFLSLLSGRNPDYLIEYQVQAAPILKKTNLEVISTGYILIESGNETAVARVSKTKPLSRENLNLVLATAQAGEMLGNQLIYLEAGSGAKQPVPTEMIELISQNIQIPVIVGGGIVDLHGIQKAYKAGADLVVIGTAFENNSHFFEL, from the coding sequence ATGCAAGAACAGATTCTCACAATTAGACAACAGATTTTAGAAGCAAAAAGCAATGGTCAAAAATTATTGGCAGTGCTTTTGGATCCTGATAAAATCGTACTGGAAAATTTAAGCCATTTGATTGAGAAAATTAACCAGTCGCCTGCAACCCATATTTTTGTGGGAGGAAGTATTGTGCAGAATGCTATTTTGGAAGAATTAATTGCGGCATTAAAAGAAAAAACAAACTTGCCAGTTGTTTTATTCCCAGGAGACCCTTCGCAGATTTCACCAAAGGCAGACGGTATTTTGTTTTTGTCTTTGCTGTCTGGAAGAAATCCAGATTATTTGATTGAGTATCAGGTTCAAGCGGCTCCAATTCTTAAAAAAACAAATCTTGAAGTTATTTCTACAGGATATATTTTGATAGAAAGCGGCAACGAAACTGCTGTGGCGCGTGTAAGCAAAACAAAGCCGCTAAGCCGTGAAAATCTTAATTTGGTTTTGGCGACAGCTCAGGCAGGAGAAATGTTAGGAAATCAACTCATTTATTTAGAAGCGGGAAGCGGTGCAAAACAGCCTGTTCCGACAGAAATGATTGAACTGATTTCTCAAAATATTCAAATTCCTGTTATTGTTGGTGGAGGAATTGTAGATTTGCACGGAATTCAAAAAGCATATAAAGCTGGTGCAGATTTGGTTGTCATTGGAACTGCCTTTGAAAATAACAGTCATTTTTTTGAGTTATAA
- the pnuC gene encoding nicotinamide riboside transporter PnuC — MIDFFLDSYKNAPLWHIALEFLVFVCGILSVWFAKKENIWVYPTGLIATVISVYLLYIAGYIGDMIINAYFSIMSIYGWYVWAKGGTVEENLPITRTNFNEKIIGILLFIVTVFVVFGIYKYFDYTIHPDNYVDMISSGIFFAGMWYMARKKIENWTLWIIGDIVVVPLYAYRGLGMLSLQYIIFTILAISAYLEWRKILDSKKQVS, encoded by the coding sequence ATGATAGATTTTTTTCTAGATAGTTACAAAAATGCACCTCTATGGCATATTGCCCTAGAGTTTTTAGTTTTTGTATGCGGAATTTTAAGTGTTTGGTTTGCAAAAAAAGAAAATATTTGGGTGTATCCAACAGGCTTGATAGCGACGGTTATATCAGTTTATCTGCTTTATATTGCAGGTTATATAGGAGACATGATTATTAATGCTTATTTTTCAATAATGAGCATTTACGGCTGGTATGTATGGGCAAAAGGAGGAACTGTTGAAGAAAATCTGCCAATTACCCGTACCAATTTTAATGAAAAAATAATCGGAATCTTACTGTTTATAGTGACTGTTTTTGTAGTTTTCGGGATTTATAAATATTTCGATTATACAATACATCCAGACAATTATGTCGATATGATTTCGTCTGGAATATTTTTCGCAGGAATGTGGTATATGGCCAGAAAAAAAATAGAAAACTGGACACTTTGGATTATTGGTGATATTGTTGTTGTGCCTCTCTACGCTTATCGCGGTTTAGGGATGCTGTCACTTCAATATATAATTTTTACAATTTTGGCTATTTCAGCTTATTTAGAATGGAGAAAGATCTTAGACAGCAAAAAACAAGTATCATAA
- a CDS encoding 4'-phosphopantetheinyl transferase superfamily protein, with amino-acid sequence MPLFQTIQFNENTKILIWEITESFEELYSRVTLKEKTQRRLDGMKSQMHQRAFLSVRMLIQEMGFTDKDLHYDEFGKPYFDCHNYISITHSYHFAAIIISHETVGIDMELQREKIQRIADKFTDFECDYLESNVTEEYIKKLTVIWGAKEAIFKIRNEKGISFKDHINVSNFSLGESQTKASLHFDNLIKDFDVHYQEIKSDNFEGTFTLVYTFEK; translated from the coding sequence ATGCCTTTATTTCAGACCATACAATTCAATGAAAATACTAAAATATTAATTTGGGAAATAACCGAATCTTTTGAGGAATTGTATAGCAGAGTAACCTTGAAAGAAAAGACACAGCGCAGGCTTGACGGAATGAAATCGCAGATGCATCAGCGTGCTTTCTTAAGTGTGCGAATGCTTATTCAGGAGATGGGCTTTACAGATAAAGACCTGCATTATGATGAGTTTGGAAAACCGTATTTTGATTGTCATAATTACATATCGATAACACATTCCTATCATTTTGCTGCTATAATTATAAGTCATGAAACTGTGGGAATTGACATGGAACTGCAGCGAGAGAAAATACAGAGGATTGCAGATAAATTTACCGATTTTGAATGTGATTACTTAGAGTCTAATGTTACAGAAGAATACATAAAAAAACTTACCGTTATCTGGGGAGCCAAAGAGGCAATTTTTAAAATTAGAAATGAAAAAGGGATAAGTTTTAAAGATCATATTAATGTGAGCAACTTTTCTCTAGGAGAATCCCAAACCAAGGCAAGTCTTCATTTTGATAATTTGATTAAGGATTTTGATGTGCATTATCAGGAAATCAAATCGGATAATTTTGAAGGAACATTTACTTTGGTTTATACTTTTGAGAAGTAA
- a CDS encoding SDR family oxidoreductase: MEKLQNKTAFITGGTNGMGFATAQEFINNGAKVIITGRSEKTVNKAVGELGKNAFGIVSNAGQLSDIFELQNQIKKHTSKIDVLFVNAGYGKFNSIENVTIEEFNEVFDMLVKGTFFTVQQILPLMPEGSSIILNTTFLTDIGQPNMSIYTAAKAAVQSFIKTFAAECTSKKIRVNGISPGYIATNIFNNTGMSQENIQNTIDAVTPTLPFQRFGEASEIAKTALFLASDDASYIHGIEIRVDGGLSKTKS, translated from the coding sequence ATGGAAAAATTACAAAACAAAACTGCTTTTATTACAGGGGGCACCAACGGAATGGGATTTGCAACTGCTCAAGAATTTATCAATAATGGCGCAAAAGTAATTATTACGGGACGCAGTGAAAAAACGGTAAATAAAGCTGTTGGGGAATTAGGAAAAAATGCATTCGGAATCGTATCAAATGCCGGGCAATTATCAGATATTTTCGAACTTCAAAATCAAATAAAAAAGCATACCAGCAAGATAGATGTTTTGTTTGTAAATGCTGGATACGGAAAGTTCAATTCTATTGAAAACGTAACAATCGAAGAATTTAATGAGGTTTTTGATATGCTGGTCAAAGGAACTTTTTTTACCGTACAGCAGATTTTGCCATTAATGCCAGAAGGGAGCTCGATTATTTTAAATACTACTTTTTTAACAGATATCGGCCAGCCCAATATGTCAATTTATACAGCGGCAAAAGCTGCGGTTCAGTCTTTTATCAAAACTTTTGCTGCCGAATGCACTTCAAAAAAAATACGTGTAAACGGAATCAGCCCGGGTTATATTGCCACAAATATTTTTAATAATACAGGCATGAGCCAGGAAAATATTCAAAATACAATTGATGCTGTTACTCCTACCCTGCCATTTCAACGTTTTGGAGAAGCATCTGAAATTGCTAAAACAGCACTTTTTCTAGCCTCAGATGATGCTTCTTACATTCACGGAATTGAGATAAGAGTTGACGGCGGCCTATCAAAAACAAAATCATGA
- a CDS encoding group III truncated hemoglobin: MKKQIENRTDVSFLVHQFYAKIRADQEIGSYFNEMISDWNAHLEKLTDFWETNLFGVRKYKGNPHAVHNEVDAHFDEKITVNEFGIWLNHWFQTIDEHFEGENAETLKRRARKMSTFLYMSMFQHRQKESEI, encoded by the coding sequence ATGAAAAAACAAATAGAAAATAGAACCGATGTTTCCTTTTTGGTTCATCAGTTTTATGCTAAAATAAGAGCCGACCAAGAAATCGGCTCTTATTTTAATGAAATGATTTCTGATTGGAATGCGCATCTCGAAAAACTGACTGATTTTTGGGAAACCAATCTATTTGGTGTTCGCAAATACAAAGGAAATCCCCATGCTGTGCACAATGAAGTCGATGCTCATTTTGATGAAAAAATCACTGTGAACGAATTCGGAATCTGGCTCAATCATTGGTTTCAGACCATTGACGAGCATTTTGAAGGAGAAAACGCCGAAACATTAAAAAGACGCGCTCGTAAAATGAGCACATTTTTATACATGAGTATGTTTCAGCACAGGCAAAAAGAAAGTGAAATTTAA